A genomic stretch from Cardiocondyla obscurior isolate alpha-2009 linkage group LG10, Cobs3.1, whole genome shotgun sequence includes:
- the LOC139105962 gene encoding odorant receptor 94a-like isoform X2 produces the protein MLKYTLTVCSVAGFWQPLTWTSMFKHIIYKTFAAYLISTAYICVFSQFINIIINVDNSDEFTDTLYMMLTILVAGYKQVYIWIYRKNFLDLIKILTEKPFAPCDSSEKIIQEKFEYFIKRNTRRYLTVVMMSVAAMILMSVSTDLKERNLTFKAWIPFDYSSPTVYFFVYTHQLIAMYDSAIVNVSSESLLCGFLQHICCQFEILGYRLTKVKDDESFLRDCISHHNRIFEYAYTVNNLFAKVIAAQFPVSMLVVCSNLYRLAMTTDFVSFVALVSYTSVMLVQIFNYCWFGNKVKLKVYFTGQINRI, from the exons ATGCTAAAATATACATTGACGGTCTGTTCGGTCGCTGGATTCTGGCAGCCACTTACGTGGACGTCGATgtttaaacatataatttataagacTTTCGCAGCGTATCTGATTTCAACAGCGTACATATGTGTCTTTTctcaatttataaatatcataaTAAATGTCGACAACTCCGACGAATTTACCGACACGTTATACATGATGTTAACGATATTAGTAGCGGGCTACAAACAGGTTTATATATGGATCTACCGTAAAAATTTCTTGGATCTAATAAAGATCCTTACGGAAAAACCTTTCGCGCCATGTGACTCGagtgaaaaaataatacaggAGAAGTTCGAGTACTTTATAAA ACGAAATACTCGGAGATATTTAACCGTCGTTATGATGTCGGTGGCGGCGATGATATTAATGTCCGTTTCTACGGACctcaaagaaagaaatttaacgtTTAAAGCATGGATACCGTTCGACTACTCATCTCCCACTGTATACTTCTTTGTATATACTCATCAATTAATAGCCATGTACGACTCTGCTATAGTAAATGTATCTTCCGAGAGCTTACTTTGCGGATTCTTGCAGCACATATGCTGCCAGTTCGAAATCTTGGGATATCGATTGACTAAAGTTAAAGACGACGAGAGTTTTCTACGCGACTGCATTTCTCATCACAATCGTATCTTTGA gTACGCGTATACAGTGAATAATCTCTTTGCAAAAGTAATTGCTGCCCAGTTTCCCGTAAGCATGTTAGTAGTCtgttcaaatttatatcgactAGCTATGACGACCGACTTTGTGAGCTTCGTGGCACTGGTTTCGTACACGAGTGTTATGCTAGTACAGATTTTCAACTACTGCTGGTTTGGAAACAAAGTTAAGTTAAAGGTATATTTTACAGGacaaataaatagaatttaa
- the LOC139106145 gene encoding putative odorant receptor 71a, translating to MLTILVAGYKQVYIWIYRKDFLDLINMLTEKPFAPCDAIEIEIQEKFEYFIKRNTRRYLIVVMIAVVAMILMSISSDLKERNLTFKAWIPFDYSSPTVYFFVYTHQLIAMYDSAIVNVSSESLLCGFLQHICCQFEILGHRLTKVKDDQNLLGACISHHNRIFELDHLHDFVLKITFLFTLGLFFFLNIYTYCRYAYSVNDLFAKIIVAQFPVSMLVVCSNLFRLAMVTDLVSAFALVMYTNVMLVQIFNYCWFGNKVKLQSAELINSIFNIDWPDLNNSNKKDLLLMMKRTMSPIEFTAAYIISMNLESFVALLKMSYSVFNLLHQTQE from the exons ATGTTAACGATATTAGTAGCGGGTTACAAACAGGTTTACATATGGATCTACCGTAAGGATTTTTTGGATCTAATAAACATGCTTACGGAAAAACCTTTCGCACCATGTGACGCGATCGAAATAGAGATTCAGGAGAAATTTGagtattttataaa aaGAAATACGCGGAGATATTTAATTGTCGTTATGATAGCAGTCGTAGCGATGATATTGATGTCTATCTCCTCGGATctcaaagaaagaaatttaacgtTTAAAGCATGGATACCGTTCGACTACTCATCTCCCactgtatatttttttgtgtacACTCATCAGTTAATAGCCATGTACGACTCTGCTATAGTAAATGTGTCCTCCGAGAGTTTACTTTGCGGATTTTTACAGCACATATGCTGCCAGTTCGAAATCTTGGGACATCGATTGACGAAAGTCAAGGATGATCAAAATCTTTTAGGCGCCTGCATTTCTCATCACAACCGTATTTTTGAGTTAGACCATTTACACGACTTTGTgcttaaaataacttttctttttacgcttgggttgtttttttttctt AATATTTATACTTATTGCAGATACGCGTATTCGGTAAATGATCTGTTTGCAAAGATAATCGTTGCACAGTTTCCCGTAAGCATGTTAGTGGTGTGCTCGAATTTATTTCGACTGGCAATGGTGACCGATCTCGTGAGCGCTTTCGCCTTGGTAATGTACACTAACGTAATGTTAGTGCAAATTTTTAACTACTGCTGGTTCGGAAACAAAGTCAAGCTGcag aGTGCTGAATTGATAAAtagcatttttaatatagacTGGCCAGATCTGAATAATAGCAACAAAAAGGATCTCTTGTTAATGATGAAACGCACGATGAGTCCTATCGAGTTTACTGCTGCGTACATAATCTCAATGAATCTCGAATCGTTTGTAGCC ctgCTCAAGATGTCATATTCAGTTTTCAATTTACTACATCAAACGCAAGAATAG
- the LOC139105980 gene encoding odorant receptor 46a-like gives MDFLKGHLTYKAWIPFDYTQSVIFYFVFAHQMIGMSITAAVNVACDSLVAGLLQEICCQLEILEYRLTKILHDRHSLRDCIRHHNRIYEYAHMVNRRFAKIIALQFAVSMLVVCANLYKLASISITKINGSFLALIMYTACMLSQIFLYCWFGNELKLKSTGVVNSIYNMEWQKLDNKSKKILVLIMRRSMIPVEFNSAVIITLNLDSFVSVSIINLVAL, from the exons ATGGACTTTTTGAAAGGACATTTGACGTACAAAGCATGGATACCATTCGACTACACGCAATCCGTTATATTTTACTTCGTTTTCGCTCACCAAATGATAGGTATGTCAATTACCGCGGCTGTTAACGTCGCGTGCGACAGCTTGGTAGCCGGACTTTTACAAGAGATTTGTTGCCAACTCGAGATCCTGGAATATCGATTGACTAAAATTTTACACGATCGGCACAGTCTCCGTGACTGCATACGTCACCACAACCGTATATACGA ATACGCGCATATGGTGAATCGAAGATTCGCCAAAATTATCGCCCTGCAGTTTGCAGTGAGCATGCTGGTGGTGTGtgctaatttatataaattggcTTCTATTTCTATTACAAAGATTAATGGAAGTTTTCTCGCACTGATAATGTACACAGCTTGTATGTTGTCGCAGATCTTCCTCTATTGTTGGTTTGGAAACgaacttaaattaaaa AGTACCGGAGTGGTGAATAGCATATATAATATGGAGTGGCAGAAGCTTGATaataagagtaaaaaaattctcgtaTTAATTATGAGGCGCTCGATGATACCCGTTGAATTTAACAGTGCCGTTATCATCACATTAAATCTTGATTCATTTGTATCCGTCAGTATTATAAACCTTGTTGCATTATAA
- the LOC139105968 gene encoding odorant receptor Or2-like translates to MLGKWILRRDVGKKSEMPVMKLTLTVLAVAGCWRPPSWTSLLRYMYNIYSSSIILILYTFAMTQIMEMILNADDIDASGDALFNTVISLLACYKAIILRINHGNIILLIDNLVQEPFRPMDLSEIMIREKFDKRITNNTLGFLILVFITAFYMIVLSIFTDLKNGDLLHKAWLPFDRSISALFYLAYVHQLLTLICIGLVHPTCDNLICGLLLHICCQIEILEYRLSNIANHRGNLRDCVRHHIRIFEYAYMLNDNFAKIVPSEFAMITVIMCFNLVNMALKSSDSISYVQNVMAVACTLAPIFYYCWFGNEVKLKSLQLSDSIYNLEWPIFSNNIKKGLLMIMHRATIPIEFTSGDIMPANLDSFVTVLKTSYSLFNVLIHSQ, encoded by the exons ATGTTGGGCAAATGGATTTTGAGAAGGGATGTGGGGAAGAAAAGCGAAATGCCTGTCATGAAACTAACACTCACAGTTTTAGCGGTCGCAGGATGCTGGCGACCACCATCGTGGACCTCGCTGCTTAGatacatgtataatatttacTCGTCGTcgataattctaattttatatacattcgCAATGACTCAAATAATGGAGATGATATTAAACGCCGATGATATTGACGCATCTGGCGACGCTTTGTTCAATACCGTCATTTCGCTTTTGGCGTGTTACAAGGCAATTATTCTACGAATAAATCAcggtaatattatattattaatcgatAACCTAGTTCAGGAACCATTTCGGCCGATGGATCTGAGTGAAATCATGATTCGAGAAAAGTTTGACAAGAGAATAAC gaACAACAcgttaggttttttaattCTCGTTTTTATAACTGCTTTTTACATGATTGTACTATCAATATTCACGGACTTAAAAAATGGTGATTTATTGCATAAAGCATGGTTACCCTTTGATCGTTCAATATCGGCATTATTTTATCTTGCGTACGTTCATCAATTATTGACCCTGATATGTATCGGTCTTGTCCATCCCACGTGtgacaatttaatttgcgGATTATTGTTGCACATTTGTTGTCAAATTGAAATTCTAGAATATCGTTTATCGAACATCGCGAATCACCGAGGAAATCTACGCGATTGCGTACGTCatcatatacgtatatttga atATGCGTATATGTTGAACGATAACTTTGCCAAAATAGTTCCCAGTGAATTTGCAATGATTACGGTGATAATGtgttttaatttagttaatatGGCTTTAAAATCATCCGATAGCATTTCCTACGTACAAAATGTTATGGCAGTGGCTTGCACTCTGGCTCcgattttttattactgcTGGTTCGGCAATGAAGTGAAGTTAAAA AGTCTTCAATTATCAGACAGCATTTACAATTTGGAATGGCCGATTTTCAGTAACAACATAAAGAAAGGTCTCTTAATGATCATGCATCGTGCTACAATTCCAATCGAATTTACGAGTGGAGATATTATGCCAGCGAATCTAGATTCTTTCGTAACG gTACTTAAAACGTCATACTCCCTTTTCAATGTATTAATACACTCACAATAA
- the LOC139105969 gene encoding odorant receptor 43a-like, with translation MLDKWMLRSDVGKRSEKPVLKLTLAVLAVAGCWRPSSWTSPFKHAIYNAYSAAIILILFTFATSQIMELVLNAANTDAVSDLLFNAVTSLLACYKAIVIRINHDGITMLTNDLVKEPFKPTNLNEIIIREKFDKRITNNTLDYLILILITVFYMISLSLFTNFKNGSLMYKAWVPFDYSTSSLFYLAYAHQVLTLICIGLVHPTCDNLICGLLLYISCQIEILEYRLSNIATGRQNLRDCVCHHLHIFKYAFMLNDKFSKIVPGEFAMITVVMCYNLVNMAFKSSDAVSYIQDIMIVASTLAPIFYYCWFGNEIKLKSIQLSDSIYNLEWTSLSSNVKKGLLMMMNRTTIPIEFTSADIIPVNLDSFVMVLKTSYSIFNVLIHSQNH, from the exons ATGTTGGACAAGTGGATGTTGAGAAGTGATGTTGGAAAGAGAAGCGAAAAGCCTGTCTTGAAATTAACACTCGCGGTTTTAGCGGTCGCGGGATGTTGGCGACCATCATCGTGGACGTCGCCGTTTAAACACGCGATATATAACGCTTATTCGGCGGCGAtcattctaattttattcacaTTCGCAACGAGCCAAATAATGGAACTCGTATTGAATGCTGCCAATACTGACGCGGTTAGCGACCTATTGTTCAATGCTGTGACTTCACTTCTGGCATGCTACAAGGCAATCGTTATACGAATAAATCATGACGGTATAACGATGTTGACTAACGATCTAGTCAAAGAACCATTCAAGCCGACGAATCTAAATGAGATCATAATTCGAGAAAAATTCGACAAGAGAATAAC gaATAATACTTTAGATTACCTAATCCTCATTTTAATAACTGTTTTCTACATGATTTCGCTATCACTGTTCACGAATTTCAAGAATGGATCTTTAATGTATAAAGCATGGGTTCCATTTGATTACTCGACATCATCgttattttatctcgcgtaCGCTCATCAGGTATTAACTCTGATCTGTATCGGTCTTGTTCATCCCACGTGCGACAACTTAATTTGCGGATTATTGCTGTACATTTCTTGCCAGATTGAAATTCTAGAGTATCGCTTATCGAACATCGCGACTGGCCGACAAAATCTACGAGACTGCGTATGCCATCACttacatatatttaa ATACGCATTTATGCTGAAtgataaattttcgaaaatagtTCCCGGTGAGTTCGCAATGATCACGGTGGTAATGTGCTATAATTTAGTCAACATGGCTTTTAAGTCGTCCGACGCAGTTTCTTATATACAAGATATTATGATAGTGGCTAGTACCCTGGCtcctattttttattactgctGGTTCGgcaacgaaattaaattaaaa agCATTCAATTATCGGacagtatttataatttggAGTGGACAAGTTTGAGCAGCAATGTAAAAAAAGGTCTGTTAATGATGATGAATCGTACTACAATTCCAATTGAATTTACCAGTGCAGATATTATACCGGTGAATCTGGACTCTTTTGTAATG GTGCTTAAGACATCATATTcgatttttaatgtattaatacaTTCGCAAAACCATTAA
- the LOC139105959 gene encoding odorant receptor 46a-like isoform X2 — translation MQALKFTFLIVTFVGCFRPLSWTSVFRRTVYNLYRIFIITILYIFAFLQFMDLLLNVDNPDDFTNILYMALNVSVSGFKLLIMWLNYSSITTLIITLDEEPFKPLDPGELRIRQKIDKIIRSNTLRYSILIATSWTFMSFMSLLTDFRQRKLTYREWVPYDYSSYMLFCITYIHQFISTFYCASVNVACDTLICGFLMHVYCQIEILEHRLKKILDNQSILRSCIRHHNNIFESVIFFNNNVTDVHTCNFVFFGHLVKQRKFLYCRFAYLVNAKFSQIIGLQFIISTLIICSNLYQLSQSSLNTDSIGLIGFTCCMLTEIFIYCWFGHKIKSKSVQLADSVFQIKWPIMSNNVKRSLLIIMKRTITPIEFTTAHIISLNLDSFVTLLKTSYSAYSLLVRIKEK, via the exons ATGCAAGctttaaaatttacgtttttaATCGTCACGTTCGTTGGCTGTTTTCGACCGTTATCATGGACTTCGGTGTTCAGACGCACCGTTTATAATCTCTACaggatatttataattaccaTTTTATATATCTTCGCTTTTTTACAATTCATGGACCTTTTGTTGAACGTTGACAATCCCGATGATtttactaatattttatatatggcTTTAAACGTATCGGTTTCTGGTTTTAAGTTACTAATAATGTGGCTGAATTATAGCAGTATTacaacgttaattattacacTCGACGAGGAGCCATTTAAACCGCTGGATCCAGGCGAGTTGAGAATCCGtcaaaaaattgataaaataatacg ATCCAACACGCTGCGCTATTCGATTTTGATCGCGACGTCATGGACGTTTATGAGTTTCATGTCGTTGCTCACCGATTTCAGGCAGAGAAAGTTAACGTATAGAGAATGGGTACCGTACGATTACTCGTCGTACATGCTGTTTTGCATTACGTACATTCATCAATTTATAAGCACATTTTATTGCGCGAGCGTGAACGTCGCCTGCGACACGCTCATATGTGGATTCTTAATGCATGTGTATTGTCAAATTGAGATTTTGGAGCACCGTTTAAAAAAGATCTTAGATAATCAAAGTATCTTGCGTTCCTGTATACGCCATCACAACAATATATTTGAgtcagtaattttttttaataataatgtaactgacgtacatacatgtaattttgtattttttggaCATCTtgtaaaacaaagaaaatttttatattgcaggTTCGCGTATTTAGTAAATGCAAAATTCTCACAAATAATCGGATTACAGTTTATAATAAGCACGTTGATAATATGCTCCAATTTGTATCAACTGAGCCAATCGTCGTTAAACACAGACAGTATTGGGTTAATTGGATTTACGTGTTGCATGTtaactgaaatatttatatactgcTGGTTTGGACATAAGATCAAGTCGAAG agcGTTCAATTAGCGGATAGTGTATTTCAAATAAAGTGGCCAATAATGAGCAACAATGTTAAGAGAAGTCTCCTAATAATTATGAAGCGCACGATAACGCCTATTGAATTTACTACTGCACATATTATCAGCTTGAATTTGGACTCTTTTGTGACG ttGCTCAAAACATCGTATTCCGCGTACAGTTTATTAGtgcgaataaaagaaaagtaa
- the LOC139105959 gene encoding odorant receptor 46a-like isoform X4, with protein MQALKFTFLIVTFVGCFRPLSWTSVFRRTVYNLYRIFIITILYIFAFLQFMDLLLNVDNPDDFTNILYMALNVSVSGFKLLIMWLNYSSITTLIITLDEEPFKPLDPGELRIRQKIDKIIRSNTLRYSILIATSWTFMSFMSLLTDFRQRKLTYREWVPYDYSSYMLFCITYIHQFISTFYCASVNVACDTLICGFLMHVYCQIEILEHRLKKILDNQSILRSCIRHHNNIFEFAYLVNAKFSQIIGLQFIISTLIICSNLYQLSQSSLNTDSIGLIGFTCCMLTEIFIYCWFGHKIKSKSVQLADSVFQIKWPIMSNNVKRSLLIIMKRTITPIEFTTAHIISLNLDSFVTLLKTSYSAYSLLVRIKEK; from the exons ATGCAAGctttaaaatttacgtttttaATCGTCACGTTCGTTGGCTGTTTTCGACCGTTATCATGGACTTCGGTGTTCAGACGCACCGTTTATAATCTCTACaggatatttataattaccaTTTTATATATCTTCGCTTTTTTACAATTCATGGACCTTTTGTTGAACGTTGACAATCCCGATGATtttactaatattttatatatggcTTTAAACGTATCGGTTTCTGGTTTTAAGTTACTAATAATGTGGCTGAATTATAGCAGTATTacaacgttaattattacacTCGACGAGGAGCCATTTAAACCGCTGGATCCAGGCGAGTTGAGAATCCGtcaaaaaattgataaaataatacg ATCCAACACGCTGCGCTATTCGATTTTGATCGCGACGTCATGGACGTTTATGAGTTTCATGTCGTTGCTCACCGATTTCAGGCAGAGAAAGTTAACGTATAGAGAATGGGTACCGTACGATTACTCGTCGTACATGCTGTTTTGCATTACGTACATTCATCAATTTATAAGCACATTTTATTGCGCGAGCGTGAACGTCGCCTGCGACACGCTCATATGTGGATTCTTAATGCATGTGTATTGTCAAATTGAGATTTTGGAGCACCGTTTAAAAAAGATCTTAGATAATCAAAGTATCTTGCGTTCCTGTATACGCCATCACAACAATATATTTGA gTTCGCGTATTTAGTAAATGCAAAATTCTCACAAATAATCGGATTACAGTTTATAATAAGCACGTTGATAATATGCTCCAATTTGTATCAACTGAGCCAATCGTCGTTAAACACAGACAGTATTGGGTTAATTGGATTTACGTGTTGCATGTtaactgaaatatttatatactgcTGGTTTGGACATAAGATCAAGTCGAAG agcGTTCAATTAGCGGATAGTGTATTTCAAATAAAGTGGCCAATAATGAGCAACAATGTTAAGAGAAGTCTCCTAATAATTATGAAGCGCACGATAACGCCTATTGAATTTACTACTGCACATATTATCAGCTTGAATTTGGACTCTTTTGTGACG ttGCTCAAAACATCGTATTCCGCGTACAGTTTATTAGtgcgaataaaagaaaagtaa
- the LOC139105959 gene encoding odorant receptor 46a-like isoform X1: MQALKFTFLIVTFVGCFRPLSWTSVFRRTVYNLYRIFIITILYIFAFLQFMDLLLNVDNPDDFTNILYMALNVSVSGFKLLIMWLNYSSITTLIITLDEEPFKPLDPGELRIRQKIDKIIRSNTLRYSILIATSWTFMSFMSLLTDFRQRKLTYREWVPYDYSSYMLFCITYIHQFISTFYCASVNVACDTLICGFLMHVYCQIEILEHRLKKILDNQSILRSCIRHHNNIFESVIFFNNNVTDVHTCNFVFFGHLVKQRKFLYCRFAYLVNAKFSQIIGLQFIISTLIICSNLYQLSQSSLNTDSIGLIGFTCCMLTEIFIYCWFGHKIKSKSVQLADSVFQIKWPIMSNNVKRSLLIIMKRTITPIEFTTAHIISLNLDSFVTVRMINLVSCDIRYIYVRIKLK; encoded by the exons ATGCAAGctttaaaatttacgtttttaATCGTCACGTTCGTTGGCTGTTTTCGACCGTTATCATGGACTTCGGTGTTCAGACGCACCGTTTATAATCTCTACaggatatttataattaccaTTTTATATATCTTCGCTTTTTTACAATTCATGGACCTTTTGTTGAACGTTGACAATCCCGATGATtttactaatattttatatatggcTTTAAACGTATCGGTTTCTGGTTTTAAGTTACTAATAATGTGGCTGAATTATAGCAGTATTacaacgttaattattacacTCGACGAGGAGCCATTTAAACCGCTGGATCCAGGCGAGTTGAGAATCCGtcaaaaaattgataaaataatacg ATCCAACACGCTGCGCTATTCGATTTTGATCGCGACGTCATGGACGTTTATGAGTTTCATGTCGTTGCTCACCGATTTCAGGCAGAGAAAGTTAACGTATAGAGAATGGGTACCGTACGATTACTCGTCGTACATGCTGTTTTGCATTACGTACATTCATCAATTTATAAGCACATTTTATTGCGCGAGCGTGAACGTCGCCTGCGACACGCTCATATGTGGATTCTTAATGCATGTGTATTGTCAAATTGAGATTTTGGAGCACCGTTTAAAAAAGATCTTAGATAATCAAAGTATCTTGCGTTCCTGTATACGCCATCACAACAATATATTTGAgtcagtaattttttttaataataatgtaactgacgtacatacatgtaattttgtattttttggaCATCTtgtaaaacaaagaaaatttttatattgcaggTTCGCGTATTTAGTAAATGCAAAATTCTCACAAATAATCGGATTACAGTTTATAATAAGCACGTTGATAATATGCTCCAATTTGTATCAACTGAGCCAATCGTCGTTAAACACAGACAGTATTGGGTTAATTGGATTTACGTGTTGCATGTtaactgaaatatttatatactgcTGGTTTGGACATAAGATCAAGTCGAAG agcGTTCAATTAGCGGATAGTGTATTTCAAATAAAGTGGCCAATAATGAGCAACAATGTTAAGAGAAGTCTCCTAATAATTATGAAGCGCACGATAACGCCTATTGAATTTACTACTGCACATATTATCAGCTTGAATTTGGACTCTTTTGTGACGGTTCGTATGATTAATTTAGTGTCGTGTGACATCCGTTATATTTACGTGcgtattaaattgaaataa
- the LOC139105959 gene encoding odorant receptor 46a-like isoform X3: MQALKFTFLIVTFVGCFRPLSWTSVFRRTVYNLYRIFIITILYIFAFLQFMDLLLNVDNPDDFTNILYMALNVSVSGFKLLIMWLNYSSITTLIITLDEEPFKPLDPGELRIRQKIDKIIRSNTLRYSILIATSWTFMSFMSLLTDFRQRKLTYREWVPYDYSSYMLFCITYIHQFISTFYCASVNVACDTLICGFLMHVYCQIEILEHRLKKILDNQSILRSCIRHHNNIFEFAYLVNAKFSQIIGLQFIISTLIICSNLYQLSQSSLNTDSIGLIGFTCCMLTEIFIYCWFGHKIKSKSVQLADSVFQIKWPIMSNNVKRSLLIIMKRTITPIEFTTAHIISLNLDSFVTVRMINLVSCDIRYIYVRIKLK; encoded by the exons ATGCAAGctttaaaatttacgtttttaATCGTCACGTTCGTTGGCTGTTTTCGACCGTTATCATGGACTTCGGTGTTCAGACGCACCGTTTATAATCTCTACaggatatttataattaccaTTTTATATATCTTCGCTTTTTTACAATTCATGGACCTTTTGTTGAACGTTGACAATCCCGATGATtttactaatattttatatatggcTTTAAACGTATCGGTTTCTGGTTTTAAGTTACTAATAATGTGGCTGAATTATAGCAGTATTacaacgttaattattacacTCGACGAGGAGCCATTTAAACCGCTGGATCCAGGCGAGTTGAGAATCCGtcaaaaaattgataaaataatacg ATCCAACACGCTGCGCTATTCGATTTTGATCGCGACGTCATGGACGTTTATGAGTTTCATGTCGTTGCTCACCGATTTCAGGCAGAGAAAGTTAACGTATAGAGAATGGGTACCGTACGATTACTCGTCGTACATGCTGTTTTGCATTACGTACATTCATCAATTTATAAGCACATTTTATTGCGCGAGCGTGAACGTCGCCTGCGACACGCTCATATGTGGATTCTTAATGCATGTGTATTGTCAAATTGAGATTTTGGAGCACCGTTTAAAAAAGATCTTAGATAATCAAAGTATCTTGCGTTCCTGTATACGCCATCACAACAATATATTTGA gTTCGCGTATTTAGTAAATGCAAAATTCTCACAAATAATCGGATTACAGTTTATAATAAGCACGTTGATAATATGCTCCAATTTGTATCAACTGAGCCAATCGTCGTTAAACACAGACAGTATTGGGTTAATTGGATTTACGTGTTGCATGTtaactgaaatatttatatactgcTGGTTTGGACATAAGATCAAGTCGAAG agcGTTCAATTAGCGGATAGTGTATTTCAAATAAAGTGGCCAATAATGAGCAACAATGTTAAGAGAAGTCTCCTAATAATTATGAAGCGCACGATAACGCCTATTGAATTTACTACTGCACATATTATCAGCTTGAATTTGGACTCTTTTGTGACGGTTCGTATGATTAATTTAGTGTCGTGTGACATCCGTTATATTTACGTGcgtattaaattgaaataa
- the LOC139105977 gene encoding odorant receptor 46a-like — MHILKLTYTIVMISGCFRPQSWTSLFKRTVYNIYRLYVITMLYTFTILQIMDIILYVDNPDDFTNNINMMLTILASCYKIFIMCLNYENIVALINYLTEEPFKPLDTNEMKIRRQYDKIIRNNTFRYSALVATTCTFVISSSIFTDFRQKRLKYREWIPYDYSSYVIFCLTYAQQMLSACHSAVVNVATDSLMCGFLMHICCQIEILEYRLKKILSNQLTMGYCVRHHNRIFEFAQIVNIKFTKIIGFQFMASMMIICSNLYQLTKSTLNTDHFSLIMYTCCMLTQIFIYCWFGNKVKLKSLQLTDSIFQMEWPLVDNNIKKSLLIIMKRSMEPIEISTVYILTMNLDSFVTLLKTSYSVYNLLTRVQE, encoded by the exons ATGCATATTCTGAAGCTGACATATACGATTGTCATGATATCTGGATGTTTTCGACCACAATCGTGGACGTCGTTATTTAAACGAACAGTTTATAATATCTACAGATTATACGTAATTACTATGttatatacatttacaatattacaaattatggatattattttatacgtcgACAATCCCGATGACTTTacaaacaatataaatatgatgCTGACCATATTAGCTTCATGctacaaaatatttatcatgTGTCTAAATTATGAGAACATTGTGGCGTTAATTAACTATCTTACCGAAGAGCCATTTAAACCATTAGACACTAATGAGATGAAAATTCGACGacaatatgataaaataatacg GAACAATACCTTTCGATACTCAGCTTTGGTTGCAACAACGTGCACGTTTGTTATTTCGTCTTCGATATTCACTGACTTTAGACAAAAAAGGCTCAAGTATAGAGAATGGATCCCGTACGATTATTCGTCTTACGTAATATTTTGCTTAACGTATGCTCAGCAAATGTTAAGCGCATGCCACAGCGCTGTCGTGAACGTTGCAACAGATAGCCTTATGTGTGGATTTTTGATGCATATATGTTGTCAAATCGAGATATTAGAATATCGtctaaagaaaattttaagcaATCAACTTACTATGGGTTACTGCGTACGCCATCACAATCGAATTTTTGA GTTCGCGCAGatagtaaatataaaatttacaaaaataattggaTTTCAGTTTATGGCAAGTATGATGATAATTTGctcaaatttatatcaattaactAAATCAACTTTGAATACAGatcatttttcattaattatgtatacgTGCTGCATGCTAACacagatatttatatattgctGGTTTGGGAACAAAGTCAAGCTGAAG AGCCTCCAATTAACAGATAGCATTTTTCAAATGGAATGGCCACTCGtggataataatattaaaaagagcttattaataattatgaaacgtTCAATGGAACCTATTGAAATTTCCACTGTATATATCTTAACCATGAACTTGGATTCTTTCGTGACA tTGCTTAAAACTTCATATTCTgtctataatttattaacgcgaGTGCaagaataa